The Candidatus Hydrogenedentota bacterium genomic sequence TTGGCAATATCCGTGCCAAAGCTCCCCACGCCGTGAAAGTCTGTGAAATCCAATGAAACCTCGTTCTTTTTTCGCCCCGAAAGCCCGTTTCCCGGCGGGAGATGCCATAATCGGGGCACGCATCGCGTCCCTTTGTGACAAAAAATGTCACCACTGGGGCGGCCAGGTCGCGCTCGGGCTTCCTTTCTTGAATGCGGGCCTTGCCATCGGCAAAATACGGGACTTCGCCTCCGGGCGGCCGCGACAACCGCCGTGCGCGCGGTGCTACGCGGCGATACGGCGCTATTCTTGGGCACGGCCCGCGCAAACCCGTCGCGAGGCGCATAAGGAACATCATGGACACGAAACGGCTGAAGGCGCTCCGGCATTTCATGTTGGACATGGACGGCACCATTTACCTGGGTCCGGACCCCATACCGGGCGCGCCCGAGTTCATCCGCTTTCTTCGCGAGAGCGGCAGACAGTGCCTCTTTTTCACGAACAACCCGACGCGCGCGGCCGCCGCATACAGCGAAAAACTCGGCCGCATGGGCATCGAGGCCGCGCCCGGGAACATACTCACCGCGGGCGAGGCGACGGTCCGCTATCTGCAGACCCAGACGCCGTATCGCAGGATATACGCCGTCGCGCCGCCTTCCTTCGAAGAGGAACTTCGGCGCGGCGGCTTCGACTTGGACGCGGCGAAACCCGAAGCCGTGGTGCTGAGTTTCGACACATCCGTGACCTACGCAAAGCTGGAGCGCGCTTGCCTGCTCGTACGCCAAGGGCTGCCCTATGTCGCGACGAACCCCGACAAGGTATGCCCCACGGAGTACGGGCCCATTCCGGACTGCGGCGCGATTGCGGCCCTGATCGAAACGGCCACGGGCCGCGCGCCCAAATTCATCGGCAAGCCCGA encodes the following:
- a CDS encoding HAD-IIA family hydrolase; this encodes MDTKRLKALRHFMLDMDGTIYLGPDPIPGAPEFIRFLRESGRQCLFFTNNPTRAAAAYSEKLGRMGIEAAPGNILTAGEATVRYLQTQTPYRRIYAVAPPSFEEELRRGGFDLDAAKPEAVVLSFDTSVTYAKLERACLLVRQGLPYVATNPDKVCPTEYGPIPDCGAIAALIETATGRAPKFIGKP